The segment AACAGCCAGCCTTTTTATTGGTATTATTAGCATATAGTCTAATAATTATGTATGTTAAATAAGccgaaaatatatattttaaaaaattgttttgttttgctttataTTAGTAGATGAAAGTAAGTTTAGATAAAATATTTGGATCTGTAGAATTGAACCAAACtagatttcaaaataatattaaacacaaactAAAATTGATAAGTACCCAGACAGATCTAAAAGTTTAATATTCAGATATACATATCCGAATCtaatccaaattaaaatattttggataccaaaaatatcttatatatttaaaatgttaattattttaaatttatatttattagatattcaaaaatatgaaaatatctaaaaattacCAATATAGTCACAAATATGTATctaaaaataacagaaaatgttcaaaataatgaaaatattattttctcaattcaaatatataaattcaactacttttaactatttatatgtaaatttaaatatttagtcttatgttattcaatttttatgttttatattattttattttcagactttTAGGATATAAGTATAATTgaattttcttaagaaaatacataattaaaatggatatccgaactcaaatccaaaccgaaaccgcaatgattcaaaccaaatgcaaaccaaaatttataaatatctgaaTACAATTTAAATTTCTAACTCTAAAAATCTGAAATCCGAATAGATCAACTGAATCCAGACAGATAAATGAATGTACATTCCTAGAAAACGCTATACAACAAATTCTTTAGCATAACATACAATAaataatctaatataatatttcactCCGTGCTGTTGCGCGGGTTATTACCTAGTATACATTATAAAGAACTaggatcggcccgccctacgggcgggatatattttactaataatctagattattattttttatatgattttatggtTTGTGTTTTTGATGTCATTTGCAAAAGATATGTATGAAATTATTTTgtcttttagaaaattttaagtGAGGAGGGATTATTTATGAtaagatatacattttattttcacATCAGTGTTAAGTTAGCTATATTCAAACtctctttaaaatttatgaagTTATTACATTTATTTGCATATGGTTTCTTTGATGTGTTATCATATAAAtacaattttcatttatttttatatttaattaatttagtctattttattatattttctcaattaatttttaataatcttttaaaattatgtgactttatttttataatattttgttagtttCCCGTATTTTGTGTTTCAGACGGAATATTTGTTactgtaaaatatattattattttcaaaattatttttaggctattgaattattttttaaaaaaatcacattcCTTATTTATTAGTCATTTTTAGAATCATATTTTTTGCGATATTTTCACTATCattgataaaaaattatatgccgttaatttttacttttgagAGTAGTTAAATAATATGGTGTGCTGATATGTTTAGTTCGATGTATAGTTTtattgaatttgtttttatgttgaggTATTCTTTTAGTTCGATGTATAGTTCTATTTAAATTTGTGACGGTATTAAAATAATCCAATGAATGAGTAATAAAAGTAGTGTTTAAAGAAACTGAATGAATAATAGTTTAATAACTTTTGCTTGTGGCTTTTTTTATTTGGTGACCAAAacacgtctttttttttttggtaaaagaccAAAACACgtctttaataaaattttccaTGCTGTAATTACTTTCAAAATAATGAAGATGATAGGCATGAGGATTAAAACTACATGATCAGTTAATCATATATACAAAAAGGTGATTATCAGTTTATCAAAATCTGGGGTTTGTTTGATGACAATCACGAAAGTTCTTAGGGAAACGAAACTTGATTAATATCACACTCTAATGTGACATTTATGCTCTTGCCATCATCTTAGCATTGAGACCCAAGAGTAAAAATGTAACCTTGCAGTGTATCGTTTGCGCTGCTTACTCAaggacaaacaaaaaaaactaatccaCGTTGTCTTTATTCATCGTTATTCAATTACAAAAAATGCATACAACAACATATATCACATGACCTGGTATTTTGATACTAAGGAGAATCATCATCAGGATGGCATAACCTGTTGTAAAACCACATGGTGTCAGCCTCGACTACATAACTTGTTCTTGTGCCATTCATACTGCGCATATATCCACTTCTATATTGAGATTATAACGTGTCCAAAGCTTGCTTCTCTGTGGCAGAGTACTTAGGCTGAGGCTCAGTCATTCTGCAGAAATCCTACTACACATCAAAAATCTAATCAAAAGGTTATTTGCAATGATCATAAGTTGTTTATTATATTAGCTTACTTGGAGAAAATCCTTAAATGTTTCCTCCATCACCAATGGTTATATAGACAGGAGCAGATTGATCTTTGAGAACTCCTCTACCTGCAACTAAGTTAGGATTAACACTAAAAGGCACAATAAACAGTGACTCCACACCAGACATAAAGTTAGAGTAAACCATAAGAATCATTAACCTGGCCAGTTCCTTTCTCCCCGTTAACCTCCAGGTTCTGACCATATCTCATAGATTCATCTCTGAAGGGAATATTAACAATCTCATTGTAAGGAAGACACTGGTACATTATAAAGTTcaataaatcttttaaaatcaGTAAAGTACTCCTGAAAAAGATAATTTGATAGTCTATGCAAAGCTTAtctctttataaatatttatttatacctTGACTTGTTCAATGATGACCAAGAGAACTGCAACACCTGAGAGAGTTCTATACTCTACACAATTCAAAAACTCTCAGATCAGTCTTTTACAGAAAACGATTGATATGTGatcaacaaagaaaacaatCTACGCCATATGTTAGTTAGACAGTGTTTCATGATCGGTATCTACatattaaaatcaaatcaaCATACCCATTCCGATCACGGGAACTATGTTGATACCAGCAGCAACCATTGTTACTGTCACATATCGAAATTAAATCAAACTGCTCCCCAACCACTGTGAACAAAAAGGAATCACAACGCGAGTGGTGAATAAACATATCGATATCTAAAATGAAACcaaatcaattgaaaatttgATGACCACAACGTTCGAACCCGTAAAAGTGACAAAGAGAACACAAATACTAACATGAGATGGCGAGGAGTAACATCCATGACCAGCCCGACAGCAACAACCATATCTGCAATATACAAAGTTTTTAAGTGTGATTACTGAACCCATGACTGCAAGAAACTCCGCCGCGGAGTGACGGTCGGAAAGCCTTTCAAGTGTCTGCCAATACAAACCTAGGAACAGAATATCCTTAGAATCCAGGCGAAGCATATGAACTCAAGCGGAGGAGGACAACAAACCTGGGACACCCTCCACATAAATCACGACGCCTCCGTTACGAAACCCAAAGGCCATCGTCACAGCTTCACCGCCGCAACCGATGAAACCGAAGAGCAGAATGATCTATTCCACAGGGTTTTCATAAGGGCCTTACACACACAGAAAATTACAGAAGAAGCCCAACACGGCGAGCCCGCTAAGAATTATACTCTGCGCTTTGTTTAAATGAATCTGACGTGTCGGACAAAGAAGGCATCAGTTTCCACGCTGGATGCTGATGTGTCTCAACCTGGAGAGAGTAAagtgtattttatataaatagattaggGCTAATAGTTCTCTAGCTAGCAATCCGACAACAAACAACTTCGTCCGCAACACAAATAAATATGATGGAGTGTACATAAATGACAGACACACTAAACGATTTTAGATGCCACACATGATCGGTTCATGACAGTGATATCTCATGGCTCATTTGAAGTGTGATAAGCTTTTCGATAAAATTGCATTCACAGTCAGCAAACTAATCGGCTACTGTAATATCATAAGAACTTGACAGCTAAATACGATTATCGGTTGTAAAAGTGACCGTAGAATAGTACATTTGTATAATCCCCATTTCACATGTGAGAGCCAATTGCAATCCACTATCTGATCACGAGATCCAATGATGAAGAGTTAAAACTAATAGTAGTGGCTCTCAATTTACACGCTGTGCCTTAAGAAGAGAAAAAAGCAGATCCTGATTATTGGACGGTGAGATCCAGCACTAGAAACGGCGTCGTAGCATATGGATGCAGAGCGTTGGGAGCACGATATGGAATGTTGGATATTTTATTCCAATCAAGTCAGGGATACTTCTTTCCGAAACTCTCAGATTTTGTAATAATCACCAACTCTTCCCTTTTCTCATTTTTGAAcctttattatataatttcacattttatcactaaaaactttttttaatgtTGTTTTTTACAATGTATGAAATTACGCCAAACATAATTGTAACGTTAATAACTGGACATCATCACAAACCGaaagaaatatatgtaacaATAAGGATCTGTTTGTGAATCTAAGAAACTTTAGGGCCGAAACAGAAATTATCTTTTCTTAGTACGAGTGGGGTCATGTGAAAGTGAGAAAGTCATCACAAGTTATGCAATGAAATAAAAAAGTCAGGGCCCACGCGTTCACATCATGACCTTGAATGTATCAAGATATTCATTAAATATTCAGCAACTACACCACGTAGCAGCCCTTAAAATAGCTTCTCTAATCTCGGATCAGATCCCAAACTGTTCGTCTTCCTCCCTCTGATCCCCCGACACCGATCTCCCAgtaagtctctctctctgttttgtcTCTGTGAGTCTCATCCGCTTGTTTTTAGGATTTGACCAAACTAACTCTGTTCTGGTCTCTGATTATGCTTAGTCACATATATTGTTTGGATAGAAACATATCGATCGGGTTGAGTTTGTGGTTTGATGATCGTTGACTATTGACATACGAGCGAGATCAGTGACTCTTGTTTCACAATTTCGAAGTTCCTTGGATTTTGCTGTCTTTTTGACTCCAGATCTTGAAAATTCGATGTAATTATTATTCCTGGATCtagctttatatttttttttatgtacgATCAATATGTGTTGTAGGTGATAAAATGGCGCAGCATCTGTTGCATGGGACTTTACACGCTACGATCTATGAAGTTGATAATCTCCACACTGGTGGACTCAGGTCTGGCTTCCTCGGAAAGGTATAccttttcttgtcttttttttctcacatttatttctcttttttattattttttcttatttatgtgATTCAAATGAATATtgatgattattatttttctccTATCCACTGATCCGGTCGGACCGGGATGGACTGGTTACCACACTGTCTGATTCGAGTTTTGATCGTTATTTTTCAAACGTGCAGATTCTGGCTAACGTAGAAGAGACCATCGGTGTCGGCAAAGGAGAAACACAGCTGTACGCAACGATCGATCTCCAAAGAGCTAGAGTTGGGAGAACCAGAAAGATCAAAGACGACCCTAAAAACCCAAAGTGGTACGAGTCCTTCCACATCTACTGTGCCCACTTGGCCTCTGACATCATCTTCACAGTCAAAGACGATAACCCCATCGGAGCCACCCTCATCGGCAGAGCCTACGTCCCCGTCGACCAAGTCATCCACGGCGAGGAAGTCGACCAGTGGGTCGAGATCCTGGACAACGACAAGAACCCCATCCACGGAGGGTCCAAGATCCACGTGAAGCTCCAGTACTTTGGCGTTGAGGCGGATCGAAACTGGAACCAAGGTGTCAAGAGCGCTAAGTTCCCTGGTGTCCCTTACACCTTCTTCTCCCAGAGACAAGGATGCAAGGTCTCTCTCTACCAAGACGCTCATGTCCCGGACAACTTCGTCCCGAGGATCCCTTTAGCTGGTGGGAAGAGCTACGAGCCTCAGAGGTGCTGGGAGGATATTTTCGACGCGATAAGCAACGCGCAGCACATGATCTACATAACTGGATGGTCTGT is part of the Raphanus sativus cultivar WK10039 chromosome 5, ASM80110v3, whole genome shotgun sequence genome and harbors:
- the LOC130512366 gene encoding V-type proton ATPase subunit B1-like; its protein translation is MVAAGINIVPVIGMEYRTLSGVAVLLVIIEQVKCLPYNEIVNIPFRDESMRYGQNLEVNGEKGTGQVEEFSKINLLLSI